A section of the Streptomyces sp. SCL15-4 genome encodes:
- the fabI gene encoding enoyl-ACP reductase FabI translates to MSGILEGKRVLITGVLMESSIAFHAAKLAQEQGAEIILTAFPRPTLTERIAKKLPKPTKVIELDVTNEEHLGRLADVVGEELGGLDGVVHSIGFAPQDALGGNFLNTPFESVATAMHVSAFSLKSLTMACLPLMQNGGSVVGLTFDAQYAWPQYDWMGPAKAALEAVNRYMARDLGKQNIRCNLISAGPIGSMAAKSIPGFSDLASVWDTRSPLEWDLKDPEPAGRGIVALLSDWFPKTTGEIIHVDGGLHAIGA, encoded by the coding sequence ATGAGCGGAATCCTCGAGGGCAAGCGCGTCCTGATCACCGGTGTGCTGATGGAGTCCTCCATCGCCTTCCACGCCGCCAAGCTGGCCCAGGAGCAGGGCGCCGAGATCATCCTGACCGCGTTCCCGCGGCCCACGCTGACCGAGCGCATCGCCAAGAAGCTGCCGAAGCCGACCAAGGTCATCGAGCTGGACGTCACCAACGAGGAGCACCTCGGGCGCCTCGCGGACGTCGTCGGCGAGGAGCTGGGCGGCCTGGACGGCGTCGTGCACTCCATCGGCTTCGCGCCGCAGGACGCGCTCGGCGGCAACTTCCTCAACACGCCGTTCGAGTCGGTCGCCACCGCCATGCACGTCTCGGCGTTCTCCCTGAAGTCGCTGACCATGGCCTGCCTGCCGCTGATGCAGAACGGCGGCTCGGTCGTCGGCCTCACCTTCGACGCGCAGTACGCCTGGCCGCAGTACGACTGGATGGGCCCGGCCAAGGCCGCCCTGGAGGCCGTCAACCGCTACATGGCGCGCGACCTGGGCAAGCAGAACATCCGCTGCAACCTGATCTCGGCGGGCCCGATCGGCTCCATGGCCGCCAAGTCCATCCCGGGCTTCAGCGACCTGGCCTCCGTGTGGGACACGCGTTCGCCGCTGGAGTGGGACCTGAAGGACCCCGAGCCGGCCGGCCGCGGCATCGTCGCGCTGCTGAGCGACTGGTTCCCGAAGACCACGGGCGAGATCATCCACGTCGACGGCGGTCTGCACGCCATCGGCGCCTGA
- a CDS encoding FadR/GntR family transcriptional regulator, which produces MPLSHPRRSVLSEQVIAELRNQITSGEWPVGSRIPTEPELVEQLGVARNTVREAVRALAHNGLLDIRQGSGTYVVATSELAGVMHRRFAGADPRHIAELRSTLESAAAKLAAERRTEKDLKQLDALLVRREQVWETGDTEAFVAADATFHLAVVAASHNDVMVAMYADLGEVLRDWLRADVGAELTPETHMDHARLVDAIRAGDAEAAAEEAASYPFLCDPGRFSAPSGG; this is translated from the coding sequence ATGCCCTTGAGCCACCCACGACGTTCGGTGCTGTCCGAGCAGGTCATCGCCGAACTGCGCAACCAGATCACCTCCGGCGAGTGGCCGGTGGGCTCGCGCATCCCGACCGAACCGGAACTGGTCGAGCAGCTCGGTGTCGCCCGCAACACCGTCCGCGAGGCCGTCCGCGCGCTCGCGCACAACGGGCTGCTGGACATCCGCCAGGGCTCGGGCACGTACGTCGTGGCCACGAGCGAGCTGGCCGGCGTGATGCACCGCCGCTTCGCCGGCGCCGACCCGCGGCACATCGCCGAGCTGCGCTCCACGCTGGAGTCGGCCGCGGCGAAGCTCGCCGCCGAGCGGCGCACCGAGAAGGACCTCAAGCAGCTGGACGCGCTGCTGGTCCGGCGCGAGCAGGTGTGGGAGACGGGCGACACGGAGGCGTTCGTGGCGGCCGACGCCACCTTCCACCTGGCGGTGGTGGCCGCGTCCCACAACGACGTGATGGTGGCGATGTACGCCGATCTGGGCGAGGTGCTGCGCGACTGGCTGCGCGCGGACGTCGGCGCGGAGCTGACCCCGGAGACCCACATGGACCACGCGCGCCTGGTGGACGCGATCCGCGCGGGGGACGCCGAGGCGGCGGCCGAGGAGGCGGCGAGCTATCCGTTCCTGTGCGATCCGGGCCGGTTCAGCGCGCCTTCTGGTGGCTGA
- a CDS encoding CynX/NimT family MFS transporter, producing MMGLMASEETRTVETRTAMSATERGTAAATNTPETTPGAGRTRAWATRLVVVGIMLSALNLRPAITSLGALLEEVRDGLGMSGSVAGLLTSVPPLCFAVFGVMAPRLARRFGPAAVVCAGMAAIATGLVIRPYVGNTAGFLAASALALMGIAVSNVLMPVIVKRWFPDRVGSMTGLYSMALAAGTSLAAALTVPLTDAMGGDWQSGLVVWAAIAAAAVLPWLPLLRDRGTTTIAAARPGEPARDADEPQAPLRITRSRTAWSLAVFFGLQATAAYITMGWMPQIFRDAGVSAGTAGVLLAVTMVMGVPLAFIIPRVATRLPHQGPIVLVLGVCGLAGYAGLYLAPSGGAWAWALLLGVSNCAFPLALTMVGMRARSGPGVAQLSAFAQSTGYLISIPGPLLVGVLYQQSGGWGLPIALMAALMVPQMAVGFMAGRDRTVEDEATR from the coding sequence ATGATGGGCCTCATGGCTAGTGAGGAAACCCGGACAGTGGAGACCCGTACGGCGATGTCAGCGACCGAACGCGGTACGGCCGCCGCGACCAACACCCCCGAGACGACCCCCGGCGCGGGCCGCACGCGCGCGTGGGCCACCCGGCTGGTCGTCGTGGGCATCATGCTGTCCGCGCTGAACCTCCGGCCGGCCATCACCAGCCTCGGCGCGCTCCTCGAAGAGGTCCGCGACGGGCTCGGCATGAGCGGCAGCGTGGCCGGGCTGCTCACCTCCGTGCCCCCGCTGTGCTTCGCCGTGTTCGGCGTCATGGCACCGCGCCTGGCCCGCCGCTTCGGACCGGCCGCCGTGGTGTGCGCCGGCATGGCCGCCATCGCCACCGGCCTGGTCATACGGCCGTACGTCGGCAACACGGCCGGATTCCTGGCCGCCAGCGCCCTCGCCCTGATGGGCATCGCCGTCAGCAACGTCCTGATGCCGGTCATCGTCAAGCGCTGGTTCCCCGACCGGGTCGGCTCCATGACCGGCCTGTACTCGATGGCCCTCGCCGCCGGCACCTCCCTCGCCGCCGCCCTGACCGTCCCGCTCACCGACGCCATGGGCGGCGACTGGCAGTCCGGCCTCGTCGTGTGGGCGGCCATCGCCGCCGCCGCCGTCCTGCCCTGGCTGCCACTGCTCCGCGACCGCGGCACCACCACCATCGCCGCCGCCCGGCCCGGGGAGCCGGCACGGGACGCGGACGAGCCGCAGGCCCCGCTGCGCATCACCCGCAGCCGCACCGCCTGGTCGCTCGCCGTCTTCTTCGGCCTCCAGGCCACGGCCGCCTACATCACGATGGGCTGGATGCCGCAGATCTTCCGGGACGCCGGTGTCTCGGCCGGCACCGCCGGTGTGCTGCTCGCCGTCACCATGGTGATGGGCGTGCCGCTGGCCTTCATCATTCCCCGGGTCGCCACGCGCCTGCCCCACCAGGGGCCGATCGTCCTGGTGCTGGGCGTCTGCGGGCTCGCCGGATACGCCGGGCTCTACCTCGCGCCGTCCGGCGGTGCCTGGGCCTGGGCCCTGCTGCTCGGCGTCTCCAACTGCGCCTTCCCGCTCGCCCTGACCATGGTCGGCATGCGTGCCCGCAGCGGTCCGGGCGTGGCCCAGCTGTCCGCGTTCGCCCAGAGCACCGGCTACCTGATCTCCATCCCCGGCCCGCTGCTGGTCGGCGTGCTCTACCAGCAGAGCGGCGGCTGGGGGCTGCCGATCGCCCTGATGGCGGCGCTGATGGTGCCACAGATGGCGGTGGGCTTCATGGCCGGCCGCGACCGTACGGTCGAGGACGAGGCGACGCGCTGA
- a CDS encoding SGM_5486 family transporter-associated protein: MQPVLDPNPQNGQKKMLLVFGSFLAIFVIIAVVAIIASP; encoded by the coding sequence ATGCAGCCTGTGCTCGACCCGAACCCGCAGAACGGCCAGAAGAAGATGCTGCTCGTCTTCGGCTCGTTCCTCGCCATCTTCGTGATCATCGCCGTGGTGGCCATCATCGCGTCCCCGTAA
- a CDS encoding histidine phosphatase family protein: protein MSVAEPRRIVLFRHAKADWPQVPDHERPLAERGRMDAAVAGRKLADTGIAFDLALCSTATRTRETWKLAVHELAHRPKTVYEERVYEASPGELIAVLNELPEEARNVILIGHNPGVHGLAEVLAGSAEEDARARMNRRGFPAAAFALLSFDGHWKGIEPGVATLTDYWAPSE, encoded by the coding sequence ATGAGCGTCGCAGAACCCCGCAGGATCGTCCTCTTCCGGCATGCGAAAGCCGACTGGCCCCAGGTTCCCGACCACGAGCGCCCGCTCGCCGAGCGGGGCCGCATGGACGCCGCCGTCGCCGGACGCAAGCTGGCCGACACCGGCATCGCCTTCGACCTGGCCCTGTGCTCCACGGCGACCCGCACCCGTGAGACCTGGAAGCTCGCCGTCCACGAGCTGGCGCACCGGCCGAAGACCGTCTATGAGGAGCGGGTCTACGAGGCCTCGCCCGGTGAGCTGATCGCCGTGCTGAACGAGCTGCCCGAGGAGGCGCGGAACGTGATCCTCATCGGCCACAACCCGGGCGTGCACGGTCTGGCCGAGGTCCTGGCCGGCTCGGCCGAGGAGGACGCCCGGGCCCGGATGAACCGCCGCGGCTTCCCCGCCGCCGCCTTCGCCCTGCTCTCCTTCGACGGCCACTGGAAGGGCATCGAGCCCGGCGTCGCCACCCTCACGGACTACTGGGCGCCCTCGGAGTGA
- the serB gene encoding phosphoserine phosphatase SerB, which produces MSASQTSASQTPEVPTLLVKIFGKDQPGITAGLFDTLAAYLVDVVDIEQVVTRGRLVLCVLVTQPPAGLEGDLRATVHSWAESMKMQAEIISGHGDNRPRGLGRSLVTVLGHPLTAESTAAIAARIAKAGGNIDRIFRLAKYPVTAVEFAVSGVETEPLRTALASDAAALGVDVAVVSAGLHRRAQRLVVMDVDSTLIQDEVIELFAAHAGCEDQVAEVTAAAMRGELDFEQSLHARVALLKGLDASVVEKVRRQVRLTPGARTLIRTLKRLGYQVGVVSGGFTQVTDDLKERLGLDFAQANTLEIVDGKLTGRVVGEVVDRAGKARLLRRFAAEAGVPLSQTVAIGDGANDLDMLNAAGLGVAFNAKPVVREAAHTAVNFPFLDTVLYLLGVTREEVEAADTHDED; this is translated from the coding sequence ATGAGCGCTTCGCAGACCTCCGCTTCGCAGACCCCCGAGGTCCCCACCCTCCTTGTCAAGATCTTCGGCAAGGACCAGCCGGGCATCACGGCGGGCCTCTTCGACACCCTCGCCGCCTACCTGGTCGACGTCGTCGACATCGAGCAGGTCGTCACCCGGGGCCGCCTGGTGCTGTGCGTCCTGGTGACCCAGCCGCCGGCCGGTCTGGAGGGCGACCTGCGGGCCACCGTGCACAGCTGGGCCGAGTCGATGAAGATGCAGGCCGAGATCATCTCCGGACACGGCGACAACCGTCCGCGCGGCCTCGGACGCTCCCTGGTGACCGTCCTGGGCCATCCGCTCACCGCCGAGTCGACGGCCGCGATCGCCGCCCGGATCGCGAAGGCCGGCGGCAACATCGACCGTATCTTCCGGCTCGCGAAGTACCCGGTGACGGCGGTGGAGTTCGCCGTGTCCGGGGTGGAGACCGAGCCGCTGCGCACGGCACTGGCCTCCGACGCCGCGGCACTGGGTGTCGACGTGGCGGTGGTCTCTGCGGGCCTGCACCGGCGGGCCCAGCGGCTGGTGGTCATGGACGTGGACTCGACCCTGATCCAGGACGAGGTCATCGAGCTGTTCGCGGCGCACGCCGGCTGCGAGGACCAGGTCGCCGAGGTGACCGCCGCGGCGATGCGCGGGGAGCTGGACTTCGAGCAGTCGCTGCACGCGCGGGTGGCGCTGCTGAAGGGGCTGGACGCGTCGGTGGTGGAGAAGGTGCGCCGGCAGGTCCGGCTGACGCCGGGTGCCCGCACCCTGATCCGCACCCTGAAGCGGCTGGGCTACCAGGTGGGCGTCGTCTCCGGTGGCTTCACCCAGGTCACCGACGATCTCAAGGAGCGGCTGGGTCTGGACTTCGCGCAGGCCAACACGCTGGAGATCGTCGACGGCAAACTGACCGGCCGGGTCGTCGGCGAGGTCGTGGACCGGGCGGGCAAGGCGCGGCTGCTGCGCCGGTTCGCGGCGGAGGCCGGGGTGCCGCTGTCGCAGACGGTGGCGATCGGTGACGGCGCCAACGACCTGGACATGCTGAACGCGGCGGGTCTGGGTGTGGCCTTCAACGCCAAGCCCGTGGTGCGGGAGGCAGCGCACACGGCGGTGAACTTCCCCTTCCTCGACACGGTCCTCTACCTCCTCGGTGTCACCCGGGAAGAGGTCGAGGCGGCCGACACGCACGACGAGGACTGA
- a CDS encoding FHA domain-containing protein, which yields MPELVLETNGRTWTLDPSRPYTLGRDPQGDIVFDDARVSWRHATVSFNGHSWVIEDHGSTNGTYVQGRRVQYTEIVPGASLHLGNATDGPRLNLSAATAPVGGPAPQQQPAAPYAAQAAGAPDWSQQAPAHQAVPQQAPAHQAPAHQQAVPHQASAPHQASAPHQAPAPHQDPHAAWQQPAAFPQQQPGPAEQYVQKTPGGGAGVPPVYGDRSPTTFHQFALGRVMRIGRALENDLVVSDLQVSRNHAEFHATPDGRFEIRDLGSHNGTYVNGQPIPKGGSALLGPSDIVGVGHSTFRIVGDRLEEFVDTGEVSFSARHLTVTVDGGKQILKDVSFGVPEKSLIAVIGPSGSGKSTLLKALTGYRPANQGEVLYDNRNLYKQFAELRQRIGLVPQDDILHRELTVKKALKYAAKLRFPADTTAKERDARIDEVLRELKLDIHKDKKVTSLSGGQRKRVSVALELLTKPSLIFLDEPTSGLDPGMDRDVMQLLRGLADDGRTVLVVTHSVAELALCDKLLVMAPGGAVAYFGPPEEALNFFGYDSWADVFSAFENYRDYDWAGRWKGSQHYQMYAAEIDAVAPQTGPVPVPQALRPPKPQSWGSQLMTLVRRYVAVIASDKGFLALTVLLPAVIGAVSLLIQHDRGLLPNPVNPRTHLPAPNGTATTVLLILAVGACFAGAANSVRELIKERVIYERERATGLSRSAYLMSKVVVLGAVTMLQGLLVGVIGFASREIPGEGLVLGGSTLIELCLPIMALGFTSMMVGLVISSLVKTAEKTMPLLVMFAIVQVVFTGCLFTLHGTLGVNEFSYLMPSRWAVAAAGTTLDFNAIAPNTDDPGSTDPLWDHAASAWGLDMLVLLALGAVCGFFVSRFLRRHEPEVMRK from the coding sequence GTGCCGGAACTCGTACTGGAAACAAACGGACGGACCTGGACGCTCGACCCGTCCAGGCCTTACACCCTCGGCCGCGATCCGCAGGGTGACATCGTCTTCGACGACGCCAGGGTCTCCTGGCGGCACGCCACGGTCAGCTTCAACGGCCACAGTTGGGTCATCGAGGACCATGGCAGCACCAACGGCACGTATGTGCAGGGCCGACGGGTCCAGTACACGGAGATCGTCCCCGGTGCGTCGCTGCACCTCGGCAACGCGACCGACGGCCCGCGGCTGAACCTTTCGGCGGCCACCGCACCGGTCGGCGGCCCGGCCCCGCAGCAGCAGCCGGCGGCTCCGTACGCGGCCCAGGCCGCCGGCGCCCCCGACTGGTCCCAGCAGGCCCCCGCCCACCAGGCCGTACCCCAGCAGGCGCCCGCCCACCAGGCCCCGGCCCACCAGCAAGCCGTACCGCACCAGGCCTCGGCTCCGCACCAGGCCTCGGCTCCGCACCAGGCCCCGGCTCCGCACCAGGACCCGCACGCGGCCTGGCAGCAGCCCGCCGCGTTCCCGCAGCAGCAGCCCGGGCCCGCGGAGCAGTACGTCCAGAAGACGCCCGGTGGTGGCGCGGGGGTGCCGCCGGTCTACGGCGACCGCAGCCCGACCACGTTCCACCAGTTCGCGCTCGGCCGCGTGATGCGCATCGGCCGTGCCCTGGAGAACGACCTGGTCGTCTCCGACCTCCAGGTCTCCCGGAACCACGCCGAGTTCCACGCCACGCCGGACGGCCGCTTCGAGATCCGTGACCTCGGCTCGCACAACGGCACCTACGTCAACGGCCAGCCGATCCCGAAGGGCGGCTCGGCGCTGCTCGGCCCGAGCGACATCGTCGGCGTCGGCCACTCCACCTTCCGCATCGTCGGCGACCGCCTCGAGGAGTTCGTCGACACCGGTGAGGTCTCCTTCTCGGCCCGTCACCTGACCGTCACGGTCGACGGCGGCAAGCAGATCCTCAAGGACGTCTCCTTCGGCGTTCCCGAGAAGTCGCTGATCGCCGTGATCGGCCCGTCCGGCTCCGGCAAGTCCACCCTGCTCAAGGCGCTCACCGGCTACCGGCCCGCCAACCAGGGCGAGGTGCTGTACGACAACCGGAACCTGTACAAGCAGTTCGCCGAGCTGCGCCAGCGCATCGGCCTGGTGCCGCAGGACGACATCCTGCACCGCGAGCTGACCGTGAAGAAGGCCCTGAAGTACGCGGCCAAGCTGCGCTTCCCCGCCGACACCACGGCCAAGGAGCGCGACGCCCGCATCGACGAGGTGCTGCGCGAGCTGAAGCTCGACATCCACAAGGACAAGAAGGTCACCTCGCTCTCCGGCGGCCAGCGCAAGCGCGTCTCGGTCGCCCTGGAACTGCTCACCAAGCCGTCGCTGATCTTCCTGGACGAGCCGACCTCCGGCCTCGACCCGGGCATGGACCGCGACGTCATGCAGCTGCTGCGCGGCCTCGCCGACGACGGCCGTACGGTCCTCGTGGTCACCCACTCGGTGGCCGAGCTGGCGTTGTGCGACAAGTTGCTGGTGATGGCGCCGGGCGGCGCCGTCGCCTACTTCGGCCCGCCCGAGGAGGCGCTCAACTTCTTCGGCTACGACAGCTGGGCCGACGTCTTCTCCGCCTTCGAGAACTACCGCGACTACGACTGGGCGGGCCGCTGGAAGGGCTCGCAGCACTACCAGATGTACGCGGCGGAGATCGACGCCGTCGCCCCGCAGACCGGCCCCGTGCCCGTACCGCAGGCGCTGAGGCCGCCCAAGCCGCAGAGCTGGGGCTCGCAGCTGATGACCCTCGTCCGGCGCTATGTCGCGGTCATCGCCTCCGACAAGGGCTTCCTGGCGCTGACGGTGCTGCTGCCGGCGGTCATCGGCGCGGTCAGCCTGCTGATCCAGCACGACCGCGGGCTGCTGCCGAACCCGGTCAACCCCAGGACCCACCTGCCCGCACCGAACGGCACCGCCACCACCGTCCTGCTGATCCTCGCCGTCGGCGCGTGCTTCGCGGGCGCCGCGAACTCGGTCCGTGAGCTGATCAAGGAGCGGGTGATCTACGAGCGGGAGCGCGCGACCGGCCTGTCCCGCTCGGCGTACCTGATGTCCAAGGTGGTCGTGCTCGGCGCCGTCACCATGCTGCAGGGCCTGCTGGTCGGCGTCATCGGCTTCGCCAGCCGGGAGATCCCCGGCGAGGGCCTGGTGCTCGGCGGCTCCACGCTGATCGAGCTGTGCCTGCCGATCATGGCGCTGGGCTTCACCTCGATGATGGTCGGCCTGGTGATCTCCTCGCTGGTGAAGACCGCCGAGAAGACCATGCCGCTGCTCGTGATGTTCGCGATCGTCCAGGTCGTCTTCACCGGCTGCCTGTTCACCCTGCACGGCACGCTCGGCGTGAACGAGTTCTCGTACCTGATGCCGTCCCGCTGGGCGGTGGCCGCGGCCGGCACCACGCTGGACTTCAACGCCATCGCCCCGAACACCGACGACCCGGGCAGCACCGACCCGCTGTGGGACCACGCGGCCTCGGCCTGGGGCCTGGACATGCTCGTGCTGCTCGCGCTCGGCGCGGTCTGCGGCTTCTTCGTCTCCCGCTTCCTGCGCCGCCACGAGCCGGAGGTCATGCGCAAGTAA
- a CDS encoding transglycosylase SLT domain-containing protein yields the protein MPKNILARAHSRTPAKQRQIAAVAGVAVFGTAALALSATIGHEDTVTTGAPAATAQVASGTVLKNVKGTVTGRLAAAHVKLDTLAARKKAADDAADKAAAQKQAAAAKAARQHSAVQAATRSTERLRIQPVAAKTYSNSLDGWIRQALSIMKARGIPGSYNGLHRNIMRESSGNPLAINNWDINAVNGIPSKGLLQVIPPTFTAYHVAGTSWNIYDPVANITAAANYAAHRYGSIDNVNSAY from the coding sequence ATGCCCAAGAACATCCTCGCCCGAGCTCACAGTCGTACGCCGGCCAAGCAGCGGCAGATCGCCGCCGTCGCCGGTGTCGCCGTGTTCGGCACCGCCGCCCTCGCCCTGTCGGCCACCATCGGCCACGAGGACACCGTCACCACGGGCGCCCCGGCCGCGACCGCGCAGGTCGCCTCCGGCACCGTCCTGAAGAACGTCAAGGGCACTGTCACCGGCCGGCTCGCCGCCGCCCACGTCAAGCTCGACACCCTCGCGGCGCGGAAGAAGGCCGCCGACGACGCCGCCGACAAGGCCGCCGCGCAGAAGCAGGCCGCCGCCGCGAAGGCCGCCCGGCAGCACTCCGCCGTCCAGGCCGCCACCCGCTCCACCGAGCGTCTGCGCATCCAGCCGGTCGCCGCCAAGACGTACTCCAACAGCCTCGACGGCTGGATCCGGCAGGCCCTGTCCATCATGAAGGCCAGGGGCATCCCGGGCAGCTACAACGGGCTGCACCGCAACATCATGCGGGAGTCCTCCGGCAACCCCCTCGCCATCAACAACTGGGACATCAACGCCGTCAACGGCATCCCGTCCAAGGGCCTGCTCCAGGTCATCCCGCCGACCTTCACCGCGTACCACGTGGCCGGCACGTCCTGGAACATCTACGACCCGGTCGCCAACATCACCGCCGCCGCCAACTACGCGGCCCACCGGTACGGCTCGATCGACAACGTCAACAGCGCGTACTGA
- a CDS encoding GAF domain-containing sensor histidine kinase: MSQGPRSGLAAVSSALLAMSRHLEVRDVLKTIVASARELLDAQYAALGVPDDHGGFAQFVVDGVSEEQWRAIGPLPRQHGILAAMLREAKAERLADVRKDPRFEGWPDAHPDLADFLGLPIRDGEEVIGALFLANKRRARPEGSCGFTQDDEELLSILAQHAAIALTNARLYERSRELTIAEERSRLAHELHDAVSQKLFSLRLTAQAAAALVDRDPARAKGELHQVASLAAEAADELRAAVVELRPAALEEDGLIATLRTQIQVLDRAHSARVTFAGTGFRALPAAQEEAMLRVAQEALHNALRHSGAAHVHVSVGRRGNGAVLRVTDDGGGFDPTAVRRAGRHLGLVSMRDRTSGVGGSLTVQSAPGKGTTIEMEVPGG, encoded by the coding sequence ATGAGTCAAGGCCCCCGGTCCGGCCTCGCCGCGGTGAGTTCCGCGCTGCTGGCCATGAGCAGGCACCTGGAGGTGCGCGACGTCCTCAAGACGATCGTCGCCTCCGCCCGCGAGCTGCTCGACGCCCAGTACGCCGCCCTCGGCGTCCCCGACGACCACGGCGGCTTCGCCCAGTTCGTCGTGGACGGCGTCAGCGAGGAGCAGTGGCGCGCCATCGGCCCGCTCCCGCGCCAGCACGGCATCCTCGCCGCGATGCTGCGCGAGGCGAAGGCCGAGCGCCTCGCCGACGTGCGCAAGGACCCCCGCTTCGAGGGCTGGCCGGACGCCCACCCCGACCTGGCCGACTTCCTGGGCCTGCCGATCAGGGACGGCGAGGAGGTCATCGGGGCCCTCTTCCTGGCCAACAAGCGCCGCGCCAGGCCGGAGGGCAGCTGCGGCTTCACCCAGGACGACGAGGAACTGCTCTCCATCCTCGCCCAGCACGCCGCCATCGCCCTCACCAACGCCCGCCTCTACGAACGCAGCCGCGAACTGACCATCGCCGAGGAACGCTCCCGCCTCGCCCATGAACTGCACGACGCGGTCAGCCAGAAACTCTTCTCGCTGCGCCTGACCGCCCAGGCCGCGGCCGCGCTCGTCGACCGCGACCCCGCCCGCGCCAAGGGCGAGCTGCACCAGGTGGCCTCGCTCGCCGCCGAGGCCGCCGACGAACTGCGCGCCGCCGTCGTGGAGCTGCGGCCCGCCGCGCTGGAGGAGGACGGGCTGATCGCCACCCTGCGCACCCAGATACAGGTCCTCGACCGCGCCCACTCGGCCCGCGTGACCTTCGCCGGCACCGGCTTCCGCGCCCTGCCCGCGGCCCAGGAGGAGGCCATGCTCCGGGTCGCCCAGGAAGCCCTGCACAACGCCCTGCGGCACTCCGGCGCGGCCCACGTCCACGTCAGCGTGGGGCGGCGCGGCAACGGCGCCGTGCTGCGCGTCACCGACGACGGCGGCGGCTTCGACCCCACGGCGGTCCGCCGCGCCGGACGCCACCTCGGCCTCGTCTCCATGCGGGACCGGACCAGCGGGGTCGGCGGCTCGCTGACCGTGCAATCGGCGCCCGGCAAGGGCACCACGATCGAGATGGAGGTCCCCGGTGGGTGA
- a CDS encoding response regulator transcription factor: MGEPIKVLLVDDHQVVRRGLRTFLEVQDDIEVVGEAADGAEGVARAEELRPDVVLMDIKMPGMDGIEALRRLRALGHHARVLIVTSFTEQRTVVPALRAGAAGYVYKDVDPDALAGAIRSVHAGHVLLQPEVADALLSREEAGGGQGRGGSLTEREREVLGLIADGRSNREIARALVLSEKTVKTHVSNILMKLDLADRTQAALWAVRNGVAD; encoded by the coding sequence GTGGGTGAACCGATCAAGGTGCTGCTGGTCGACGACCACCAGGTCGTCCGCCGGGGCCTGCGCACCTTCCTGGAGGTGCAGGACGACATAGAGGTCGTCGGCGAGGCCGCCGACGGCGCCGAGGGAGTGGCCCGCGCCGAGGAACTGCGGCCCGACGTCGTCCTCATGGACATCAAGATGCCGGGCATGGACGGCATCGAGGCGCTGCGCAGACTGCGCGCACTGGGCCACCACGCGCGCGTGCTGATCGTCACGAGCTTCACCGAGCAGCGCACGGTCGTCCCGGCCCTGCGCGCGGGCGCCGCCGGATACGTCTACAAGGACGTGGACCCCGACGCCCTCGCCGGCGCCATCCGCTCCGTGCACGCCGGACACGTCCTGCTCCAGCCGGAGGTCGCCGACGCCCTGCTCTCCCGGGAGGAGGCGGGCGGCGGACAGGGCAGGGGAGGGTCGCTCACCGAGCGGGAGCGCGAGGTCCTCGGCCTGATCGCGGACGGCCGCTCCAACCGGGAGATAGCCCGCGCCCTCGTCCTCTCCGAGAAGACCGTCAAGACGCACGTCTCCAACATCCTGATGAAGCTGGACCTCGCCGACCGCACCCAGGCCGCGCTGTGGGCCGTACGCAACGGCGTGGCCGACTGA
- a CDS encoding chaplin yields MKNLKKAAAVTMVAGGLVAAGAGLASAQSGAAGAAAGSPGVASGNVAQVPVHVPVNAVGNSVNVIGVLNPAFGNLGLNH; encoded by the coding sequence GTGAAGAACCTGAAGAAGGCAGCGGCCGTGACGATGGTGGCGGGTGGCCTGGTGGCCGCCGGCGCGGGGCTCGCCTCCGCCCAGAGCGGCGCCGCCGGCGCGGCCGCCGGGTCCCCGGGCGTCGCCTCGGGCAACGTCGCCCAGGTGCCGGTGCACGTCCCGGTGAACGCGGTCGGCAACAGCGTGAACGTCATCGGCGTGCTGAACCCGGCCTTCGGCAACCTCGGCCTCAACCACTGA